Proteins found in one candidate division WOR-1 bacterium RIFOXYB2_FULL_36_35 genomic segment:
- a CDS encoding thioredoxin-disulfide reductase — protein sequence MKDILIIGAGPAGITSAVYAARKGLSLCIVSKDIGGQAAWSSNIENYTGYQFITGPDLVQKFRNHLEQYKFDILEGMEVVKVEKKEKGFKALLSNGEIIEAKTIIVASGKKPKTLNVPRENEFTGKGVAYCTTCDAPVFAGKNTAVVGGGNSALDAAISLAKISPKVYIINIADKLTGDTVMIEKIKQFSNVEILNDAKTIEIFGDKFVEGMKVLAYGGERLLSVEGIFVEIGLMPNSDFIDCVEKNDIGEINVNCGSATSCPGIFAAGDVTSIPDKQIIIAAGEGSKAALAAYRYLTIKRE from the coding sequence ATAAAAGATATCTTAATCATAGGTGCGGGGCCTGCGGGTATAACTTCTGCTGTTTATGCCGCGCGTAAAGGGCTTTCTCTTTGCATAGTATCAAAAGATATAGGGGGACAGGCGGCATGGTCTTCTAATATAGAAAATTATACAGGATACCAGTTTATAACAGGGCCTGATCTTGTGCAAAAATTCAGGAACCATCTTGAACAATATAAATTTGATATTTTAGAAGGGATGGAAGTTGTTAAAGTTGAGAAAAAAGAAAAGGGCTTTAAAGCTTTGCTTTCAAACGGAGAGATAATAGAAGCAAAAACAATTATAGTAGCCTCGGGGAAAAAACCAAAAACCTTAAATGTTCCCAGAGAAAATGAATTTACAGGAAAAGGGGTTGCCTATTGTACAACCTGTGATGCCCCTGTATTTGCCGGAAAAAATACGGCTGTTGTCGGAGGAGGAAATTCCGCTTTGGATGCGGCGATTTCTCTTGCGAAAATCTCACCAAAGGTTTATATAATAAATATAGCAGATAAACTGACGGGTGATACTGTGATGATAGAAAAGATTAAACAGTTTTCCAATGTTGAAATTTTAAATGATGCAAAGACAATAGAAATTTTTGGAGATAAGTTTGTTGAAGGGATGAAAGTTCTGGCTTATGGGGGAGAGAGGCTTTTGTCAGTTGAAGGCATATTTGTCGAAATCGGATTAATGCCCAATTCTGATTTTATAGATTGCGTGGAAAAAAATGATATTGGGGAGATCAATGTAAATTGTGGATCTGCGACCTCATGCCCGGGAATTTTCGCGGCGGGAGATGTGACAAGCATTCCTGATAAGCAGATTATAATCGCGGCAGGGGAAGGGTCAAAAGCCGCTTTGGCCGCATATAGGTATTTAACTATAAAAAGAGAATGA
- a CDS encoding ABC transporter, translating to MTVVINAKNLTKKYKDFTAVDGISFEIKEGECFGFLGPNGAGKTTTIKMIHCVSPKNGGELTVLGMPATIDNREVRKLTGVIPQETNLDGGLTAYENLMIFSEFFDIPRKEAKKRVVDLLKFVELESKTNSKIDELSGGMARRLLIARALLNNPKIMIADEPTTGLDPQAKHLIWQRLRKLKQNGVTLVLTTQYMEEAAQLCDRIVIMHNGKFLIEGIPSVLIKQEIGNEVVEIRISEDKDSEIKSILNSCACEFERAGDTLYIYSKDDLSIMRNLVELKLPSVLHRKASLEDVFLKLTGRGLIE from the coding sequence ATGACAGTTGTTATTAACGCTAAAAATCTAACTAAAAAATATAAAGACTTTACAGCCGTTGACGGGATCTCCTTTGAAATAAAAGAGGGGGAATGTTTTGGATTTTTGGGGCCAAATGGAGCTGGGAAGACTACAACTATTAAAATGATCCATTGTGTATCACCCAAAAATGGAGGAGAATTGACCGTTTTGGGGATGCCCGCGACTATCGATAATAGGGAAGTCAGAAAGTTAACAGGTGTTATTCCTCAAGAGACCAATCTTGATGGAGGGCTTACCGCTTATGAAAATTTGATGATTTTTTCTGAATTTTTTGATATTCCGCGTAAAGAGGCAAAAAAAAGGGTTGTTGATCTTTTGAAATTTGTGGAGCTTGAGAGCAAGACAAATAGTAAAATTGATGAGCTTTCAGGCGGGATGGCCAGACGGCTTTTAATTGCGCGCGCTTTACTTAACAACCCCAAAATCATGATAGCGGATGAGCCGACAACAGGGCTTGATCCCCAGGCAAAGCATCTTATTTGGCAAAGACTTCGTAAGTTAAAGCAAAACGGGGTAACATTGGTCTTGACAACGCAGTATATGGAAGAGGCCGCGCAACTTTGTGACCGTATTGTTATTATGCACAATGGAAAATTTTTAATCGAAGGGATCCCTTCTGTTTTAATAAAACAGGAGATCGGAAACGAAGTTGTTGAAATCCGGATTTCTGAAGATAAAGACAGCGAAATAAAAAGCATATTAAATTCCTGTGCGTGCGAATTTGAAAGGGCGGGAGACACCCTGTACATATATTCAAAAGATGACTTATCCATCATGCGCAACCTTGTGGAATTAAAACTTCCGAGTGTATTGCACAGGAAGGCTTCACTTGAAGATGTCTTTTTGAAGTTGACGGGAAGAGGTCTTATTGAATGA